The Fusobacterium pseudoperiodonticum DNA window TATGGTAAAGGTGATGGAGAATATATAAACTGTCCTATGAATAAGGAAGAATACTATAATTTCTATAATGAACTTATAAAAGCTGAAAGAGCAGAACTTAAAAATTTTGAAAAAGAAAAACTATTTGATGCTTGTATGCCTATTGAAAAAATTGCAATGAGTGGAGAAAAAACTATGACTTTTGGCCCTTTAAAACCAAAGGGACTTATAAATCCAAAAACAGATAAAATGGATTATGCAGTTGTTCAATTAAGACAAGATGACAAAGAAGGAAAGCTATATAACATAGTAGGTTTCCAAACTAATCTAAAATTTGGAGAACAAAAAAGAGTTTTCTCTATGATACCAGGTTTAGAAAATGCAGAGTTTGTAAGATATGGAGTAATGCACAGAAATACTTTTATCAATTCAACTAAACTTTTGGATAAGACTTTAAAATTAAAAAATAAAGATAATATTTATTTTGCAGGACAAATAACAGGTGGAGAAGGTTATGTAACTGCAATAGCTACTGGAATGTATGCTGCAATCAATGTTGCTAATAGATTGAATGGTGAGAAAGAGTTTATCTTAGAGGATATCTCAGAAATAGGGGCGATAGTAAACTATATAACTGAAGAAAAGAAAAAATTTCAACCTATGGGAGCAAATTTTGGAATAATAAGAAGTTTAGATGAAAATATCAGAGATAAAAAAGAAAAGTATAGAAGACTTTCACAAAGAGCTATTGAATATTTAAAAAAATCTATAAAAGGTGTATAATAAGAATGATTAAAAAATCTATAAAGAATTTTATTTATTATTTAGAGTTCGAAGAAAATAAAAAGCATAATACAGTTATATCTATAAGAAAAGATTTGAATCAATTTTTAATTTATTTGAATGAACATGATATAATTGATTTTAATAAGTTAGATGAGCTTTTAATAAAAGAATATTTCACTAAATTGAAAACAGAGGAAATATCAGCATCTACATTTAATAGAAGGCTATCTTCTATTAAAAAATTCTATAAGTATCTTGTTGATAAGGGACTAAAGGAAAAAGGCTCTGAGATATTAATAGAAAGTGAAAAGAATGATGAGAAAAAGATTGAATATCTAAGTCCTGAAGAAATTAATCTTGTAAGAGCTACAATGCAAGGAGAAAATTTCAATATTCTAAGAGATAGACTTATGTTTGAACTTCTTTATTCAAGTGGTATGACTGTTGCAGAATTACTTTCATTAGGTGAAGTAAATTTCAATTTAGAAAAAAGAGAAATCTATATTTTAAAAAATAAGCTTTCAAAGACTATGTATTTTAGTGAAACTTGTAAGGAGTTTTATATAAAGTTTTTAAACAGTAAAAAAGAAAAATTTAAAGAAGATTATAATCCTAATATTATTTTCACTAATAATTCTAATGAAAGATTAACAGATCGTTCTGTTAGAAGGCTTATTAATAAATATGGCGAAATGGCTAATTTAAACAAGGAGATTAGTCCATATACTTTAAGACATTCTTTTTGTATCTATATGTTAAAAAATGGAATGCCAAAAGAATATCTTGCAAGACTTCTAGATTTAAAAGTTGTAGGGCTCTTAGATGTGTACGAAGGGCTTTGTTAGGAAGGAGATTTTATGACAAAAAAATGTGTAGGTTGTGGAATAGAATTACAAAATACTGATAAAGATTTGCAAGGATATACACCTAAATCTATTGACAGTAAAGAAGATACATATTGCCAAAGATGTTTTCAACTAAAGCACTATGGTAAATATTCAACAAATAAAATGACAAGAGAAGACTATAAAAAGGAAGTTGGAAAACTTTTAGATGATGTTAAGCTAGTGATAGCAGTTTTTGATATTATTGACTTTGAAGGTTCATTTGATGTTGAAATTTTAGATATCTTAAGAGAAAAAGATTCTATTGTTGTTGTAAATAAGCTTGATTTAATACCTGATGAAAAACATCCATCAGAAGTTGCAAATTGGGTAAAAGATAGACTTGCAGAAGAAAGTATCGCTCCTTTAGACATAGCTATAGTTAGTACAAAAAATGGTTATGGTGTAAATGGAATTTTCAAGAAAATAAAACATTTCTATCCTGATGGAGTTAATGCTATGGTTATAGGTGTTACTAATGTTGGTAAATCTAGTGTTATCAACAGACTTTTAGGAAAGAGAATAGCTACAGTATCTAAGTATCCAGGTACTACAATAAAAAATACTTTAAATATGATACCATTTACAAATATTGGTTTATATGATACTCCAGGTCTAATCCCTGAAGGAAGAGCATCAGATTTATTATGCGATAGCTGTGCTCAAAAGATTATTCCAGCTGGAGAAATTTCAAGAAAAACATTTAAAGCTAAGTATGATAGAATAATAATGATAGATAATTTAGTAAAAATTAGAGTTTTAAATGATGAAGAAGTAAAACCTATATTTGCTATCTATGCAGCAAAAGATGTTAAATTCCATGAAACAACAATAGAAAGAGCTAAGGAACTTGAAGAAGGAAACTTCTTTGACATACCTTGTGAATGTTGTAGAGATGAATATAATAAGCATAAAAAAATTACTAAAACTTTAACAATTAAGACAGGAGAGGAGCTAGTATTTAAAGGTTTAGGTTGGGTCTCAGTTAAAAGAGGACCTTTTAAGATAGAAGTTACTTTAGCAGAAGAAATAGCAATCTCTATCAGAAAAGACTTTATAAAACCTAGAAGATAGTATGAAAAATAAAAAGAAAAAAAAATCTTTATTTGAAAAAATATCAACACTTTCTTTTCTAACATTAATACCTTTTGTTATTTTTCTAATATATGTTTTAACTTCAGTATTTAGAGAAACAAATGATGAAGTTGAATTACCAAAAATAATGATAAAAGATATCAAAAATGTAAGAATAGCTATTGATGAATATTATAGAGCCACTGGAACTTTTCCGAATTTAGAATTGGTAAATACAGATGAAAAGCTAGAACAAATCTTTTTTGAACAAGATGGAGAAAGAATCTATTTTAAAGACTTTTTAAAGGAAAGTACAATGCCTTCAACTCCAAGTTATAAGGATCTAC harbors:
- the yqeH gene encoding ribosome biogenesis GTPase YqeH; protein product: MTKKCVGCGIELQNTDKDLQGYTPKSIDSKEDTYCQRCFQLKHYGKYSTNKMTREDYKKEVGKLLDDVKLVIAVFDIIDFEGSFDVEILDILREKDSIVVVNKLDLIPDEKHPSEVANWVKDRLAEESIAPLDIAIVSTKNGYGVNGIFKKIKHFYPDGVNAMVIGVTNVGKSSVINRLLGKRIATVSKYPGTTIKNTLNMIPFTNIGLYDTPGLIPEGRASDLLCDSCAQKIIPAGEISRKTFKAKYDRIIMIDNLVKIRVLNDEEVKPIFAIYAAKDVKFHETTIERAKELEEGNFFDIPCECCRDEYNKHKKITKTLTIKTGEELVFKGLGWVSVKRGPFKIEVTLAEEIAISIRKDFIKPRR
- the trmFO gene encoding methylenetetrahydrofolate--tRNA-(uracil(54)-C(5))-methyltransferase (FADH(2)-oxidizing) TrmFO; this translates as MKKEVIVVGAGLAGSEAAYQLAKRGIKVKLYEMKAKQKTPAHSKDYYSELVCSNSLGSDSLENASGLMKEELRILGSMLIEVADRNRVPAGQALAVDRDGFSEEITKILKNMENIEIIEEEFTEIPEDKIVIIASGPLTSDKLFEKISEITDEESLYFYDAAAPIVTFESINMDIAYFQSRYGKGDGEYINCPMNKEEYYNFYNELIKAERAELKNFEKEKLFDACMPIEKIAMSGEKTMTFGPLKPKGLINPKTDKMDYAVVQLRQDDKEGKLYNIVGFQTNLKFGEQKRVFSMIPGLENAEFVRYGVMHRNTFINSTKLLDKTLKLKNKDNIYFAGQITGGEGYVTAIATGMYAAINVANRLNGEKEFILEDISEIGAIVNYITEEKKKFQPMGANFGIIRSLDENIRDKKEKYRRLSQRAIEYLKKSIKGV
- a CDS encoding tyrosine-type recombinase/integrase, encoding MIKKSIKNFIYYLEFEENKKHNTVISIRKDLNQFLIYLNEHDIIDFNKLDELLIKEYFTKLKTEEISASTFNRRLSSIKKFYKYLVDKGLKEKGSEILIESEKNDEKKIEYLSPEEINLVRATMQGENFNILRDRLMFELLYSSGMTVAELLSLGEVNFNLEKREIYILKNKLSKTMYFSETCKEFYIKFLNSKKEKFKEDYNPNIIFTNNSNERLTDRSVRRLINKYGEMANLNKEISPYTLRHSFCIYMLKNGMPKEYLARLLDLKVVGLLDVYEGLC